The Macrococcoides canis genome has a window encoding:
- a CDS encoding CCA tRNA nucleotidyltransferase: MRTQISNMILKLQPHEQHRFTCAFDIIETLESYGYQGYIVGGAIRNLLMGIPVNDIDITTDCLPEQIISIFERTVPVGIEHGTVIVLIEDFPFEVTTFREDGEYKDHRRPDTVNFVKSLKVDLERRDFTVNAIAADQYQLYDYFDGIKHIDGRLIQAVGNPGLRFEEDALRIIRALRFMSVLDFKIEQETLDNMKESAQYLESVSIERIIIELCKLLSGINVTPSLKLFFELGINRYIPFFKSMQPYIVTQPLLLYEYISSYIFLHDKSLLQSLSALKLSNAEKKNIKVTITLLHHLVEGSKTIEYLLYHFGIDFLKRTLRLAIVVDIEALHINYKCYDENALNEIYDGLQIHSRDSLAINGTILMEYYNRKGGPWIKDVLSTTEHAVLHNEVKNTKNTLLEWVDRNVEI, from the coding sequence GTGAGAACACAAATCAGTAATATGATATTGAAATTACAGCCACACGAGCAGCATCGCTTTACGTGTGCATTTGATATCATTGAAACTTTAGAATCCTATGGATATCAAGGCTATATCGTTGGCGGTGCCATTAGAAATCTATTGATGGGTATCCCGGTAAACGATATTGATATTACCACCGATTGTCTTCCAGAGCAGATAATCAGTATTTTCGAACGAACAGTTCCTGTCGGAATAGAGCATGGCACAGTAATCGTACTTATCGAAGACTTTCCGTTTGAGGTTACAACATTCAGAGAGGATGGAGAATACAAAGATCATAGAAGACCAGACACCGTAAACTTTGTAAAGTCTTTGAAAGTAGACCTGGAACGTAGAGATTTTACTGTGAATGCGATTGCTGCAGACCAATATCAACTTTATGATTATTTTGATGGAATAAAGCATATTGATGGTCGTTTAATTCAGGCAGTAGGAAATCCCGGTTTAAGATTTGAAGAAGATGCGCTACGTATTATTCGAGCGCTAAGGTTTATGAGTGTATTAGATTTTAAAATTGAGCAAGAAACATTAGACAATATGAAAGAAAGTGCACAATATCTTGAATCTGTATCAATTGAACGTATAATAATAGAGTTATGTAAACTTTTATCAGGGATAAATGTAACACCATCACTAAAATTATTTTTTGAGCTTGGAATTAATCGCTATATTCCGTTTTTTAAAAGTATGCAGCCCTATATCGTTACACAACCATTGTTACTTTATGAATATATCTCAAGTTACATATTTCTTCACGATAAATCACTTTTACAGTCGCTGTCTGCATTAAAGCTATCAAATGCTGAAAAGAAAAATATAAAAGTGACGATAACTTTACTGCATCATTTAGTTGAAGGTAGTAAGACAATTGAATATCTACTTTATCATTTTGGAATAGATTTTTTGAAACGTACATTGCGTCTTGCAATAGTGGTTGATATTGAAGCGCTCCATATTAACTATAAATGTTATGATGAGAATGCTCTTAATGAAATATATGACGGGCTGCAAATTCATTCGAGAGATAGTCTGGCAATCAATGGTACAATACTAATGGAATATTATAATAGAAAAGGTGGTCCATGGATAAAAGATGTCCTGAGCACTACCGAGCATGCTGTTTTACACAATGAGGTGAAGAACACAAAAAATACTTTGCTGGAGTGGGTTGATCGTAATGTCGAAATATGA
- the bshA gene encoding N-acetyl-alpha-D-glucosaminyl L-malate synthase BshA codes for MKIGITCYPTMGGSGIIATELGIKMAKRGHDVHFITSNTPFRIHFQMPNITVHQVDVNQYSVFQYPPYDITLATKIAEVINLYDLDVLHMHYAVPHAICGILARQIARKDVKIVTTLHGTDITVLGYDSTLKEAIKFGIEDSDVVTSVSNSLTEETYEIVGPKKEIQTVYNFINEADFNNKSNPELRACYGISEEEKVIVHVSNFRKVKRIQDILKTFKSVSEKIDSKLLLIGDGPELSTMRRCAEQLCISDKVLFLGKQEQVAPLYQMADLFLLMSEKESFGLVLLEAMHSGVVCIGTTAGGIKEVIKHEETGYIVDVGDTQAAAEYALDLLTDDVLYERFQKNMIDDINSRFSSEHITNQYEAIYRNLIEGARQ; via the coding sequence ATGAAAATTGGAATTACATGTTATCCGACAATGGGAGGTTCAGGAATTATTGCTACTGAACTAGGAATTAAAATGGCAAAAAGAGGACATGACGTGCATTTTATTACGTCTAACACACCATTTAGAATTCATTTTCAGATGCCGAACATTACAGTTCACCAAGTGGATGTCAATCAATATTCCGTCTTCCAATATCCACCATATGATATTACACTTGCTACAAAAATAGCGGAAGTCATCAATCTGTATGATCTTGATGTTCTTCATATGCATTATGCCGTGCCCCATGCAATTTGCGGGATTCTTGCCAGACAAATAGCACGCAAGGATGTAAAGATAGTGACAACATTACATGGCACAGATATCACGGTGTTAGGCTATGATTCAACGCTTAAGGAAGCGATTAAATTTGGAATAGAAGATAGCGACGTAGTTACAAGTGTCAGTAATTCATTAACAGAAGAGACATATGAAATTGTCGGACCGAAAAAAGAGATTCAGACGGTCTACAACTTTATTAATGAAGCGGATTTTAATAATAAATCGAATCCAGAACTAAGAGCTTGTTACGGTATCAGTGAAGAAGAAAAGGTAATTGTGCATGTATCTAATTTCCGTAAAGTTAAACGTATTCAAGATATTTTGAAAACATTTAAGTCCGTATCAGAAAAGATTGATTCAAAACTCTTATTGATAGGAGATGGACCAGAGCTCTCAACCATGCGACGTTGTGCTGAGCAGCTATGTATAAGTGACAAGGTGTTATTTTTAGGTAAGCAGGAACAAGTAGCACCATTATATCAGATGGCTGATCTATTCTTATTGATGAGTGAGAAAGAGAGTTTCGGTCTTGTATTATTAGAGGCTATGCATTCTGGTGTCGTATGTATCGGAACAACAGCTGGAGGAATAAAAGAAGTTATTAAACATGAAGAGACAGGATATATTGTTGATGTTGGAGATACACAGGCTGCGGCTGAATACGCACTTGATTTATTAACAGATGATGTACTCTATGAAAGATTCCAGAAAAATATGATTGACGATATCAATTCACGATTTTCATCTGAACATATAACGAATCAATACGAAGCAATCTACAGAAATTTGATTGAAGGTGCAAGACAATAG
- a CDS encoding nucleotide pyrophosphohydrolase codes for MKTLEEMQHEVDKYISQFKTGYFTPMENIVRLTEEVGELAREINHVYGPKQKKLSEQEKEIGMELADNLFVLITLANSMDIDLTHYFERTMEKFNTRDFDRFERK; via the coding sequence ATGAAAACATTAGAAGAAATGCAGCATGAGGTCGATAAATATATCAGCCAGTTTAAGACTGGTTATTTTACACCGATGGAAAATATAGTTCGACTTACTGAAGAGGTAGGCGAACTTGCAAGAGAAATTAATCATGTATATGGACCAAAGCAAAAGAAACTCAGTGAACAGGAAAAAGAAATTGGAATGGAGCTCGCAGATAACTTGTTTGTACTTATCACGCTTGCAAATTCAATGGATATCGATCTGACACATTATTTTGAAAGAACGATGGAGAAATTTAACACGAGAGATTTTGATAGATTCGAAAGAAAATAA
- a CDS encoding YitT family protein translates to MKIHLNLINIIFILIGAFIFSFGIVNFNMTNELTEGGFTGIALILYHLFGTSPALMNLIFNIPLFFVGYKLLGKLSFIYTLTGTLSVSLFLWLCERYPMHIDLKEDLLLASLFGGVFIGAGLGIIFRFGGTTGGVDILARLMKKYFDVPMGRTMFAFDCLVLIATYITIGDYIITMYTLVCVFVGARVIDIIQDSGYSARGAMIISERHHEISDEINTLLERGVTIISAHGHYSKTERPIIYCVVPRNEITRLKQIINSIDPHAFVSLLDVHDVLGEGFTLDEFKKPIER, encoded by the coding sequence ATGAAAATACATCTTAATTTAATCAACATCATCTTCATTTTAATTGGTGCATTTATCTTTAGTTTCGGCATCGTTAATTTCAATATGACAAACGAACTGACTGAAGGTGGCTTTACCGGTATCGCGTTAATATTATATCATTTATTTGGTACAAGCCCTGCTCTTATGAACTTAATTTTTAATATTCCATTATTTTTTGTCGGGTATAAGCTTCTTGGAAAGTTATCCTTTATCTATACGCTTACAGGAACGCTAAGTGTATCATTATTCTTATGGCTTTGCGAACGCTATCCGATGCATATCGATCTCAAGGAAGACCTGTTACTCGCAAGCTTATTTGGTGGCGTATTTATAGGGGCGGGACTTGGTATAATATTTAGATTCGGGGGCACGACCGGAGGTGTAGATATACTGGCACGTCTGATGAAGAAATACTTTGATGTCCCTATGGGGAGAACGATGTTTGCATTTGACTGTCTTGTCCTTATTGCAACTTATATTACAATCGGTGACTACATCATAACGATGTATACGTTAGTCTGCGTATTTGTTGGTGCACGCGTGATAGATATCATTCAGGATTCCGGATACTCTGCTCGTGGCGCAATGATCATCTCAGAACGACACCATGAAATTTCAGATGAAATCAATACTTTGCTTGAACGTGGGGTAACGATTATCTCTGCACACGGTCACTACTCGAAAACTGAACGACCCATCATCTATTGTGTAGTGCCAAGAAATGAAATTACACGCTTAAAACAGATTATTAATTCAATAGATCCTCATGCATTTGTATCATTACTCGATGTACATGATGTATTAGGAGAAGGATTTACATTGGATGAATTTAAAAAACCGATCGAAAGATAA